A stretch of Pseudomonas sp. LRP2-20 DNA encodes these proteins:
- a CDS encoding TonB-dependent siderophore receptor, whose amino-acid sequence MKFTPRCVPLWLGLSACSAITAAPGLMAAEQLQLHTFDQPSQPLAQALNAFSRATGQSVVYTLELPGVQAPALNGSFSAEQALQQLLGNSGLTWRRLDTRTLTLEPVDTSGAVNLQATTVTSQMDSYSYQPPASASIMRGQGPSQDIPQAINVVPAQVIRDQAPRNLDDALANVSGITQGNNFGGTSDTVMKRGFGDNRDGSIMRDGMPLVQGRSLNASTERVEVLKGPASLLYGIQDPGGVINVVSKRPQLQQYNALTVRGSTYGSGKNGSGGGFDSTGALGDSNFAYRLIVDHEDEDYWRNFGVHRESLVAPSLAWLGEETQVVLAYEHREFLYPFDRGTAFGSNGHPLDIPATRRLDEPFNDMEGRSDLYRLEVDHQLADDWKLHFGYSFNRETYDASQVRVTAVNEAKGTLTRSMDGTHNAMSRDQFATLSLNGSVELAGMQNDLLFGIDHEDRKIFRGDLIRQSAQSTFSYLNPVYGQEVEGTTVRASDSDQTDKLRTDALFVQDALHLDEHWILVAGARYQQYDQYAGRGRPFKANTDTSGQAWVPHAGIVYKVDDQLSFYGSYSESFKPNSSIAPLTGGVVLDSSVAPEEGKSWELGAKLDMPGSLTGTLALFDITKQNVLVANFDSGTGETVYSNAGEVNSRGVELDLTGQLSERWSLIGSYAYTDAKVTKDPDLEGNRLQNVARHTGSLSAVYDFGSLFGGDRLRFGAGARYVGERPGNSTNTFDLPSYTVADAFATYETKLDQHNVRVQLNVKNLFDKVYYSSAVNQYFVAIGDARQVSLSSTFEF is encoded by the coding sequence ATGAAGTTCACCCCGCGTTGCGTTCCCCTCTGGCTCGGCCTTTCAGCGTGCTCGGCCATTACCGCTGCCCCTGGCCTGATGGCTGCCGAGCAACTTCAGCTGCACACGTTCGACCAGCCCAGCCAGCCGCTGGCCCAGGCCCTGAATGCCTTCAGCCGTGCCACTGGCCAGAGTGTCGTCTACACCCTCGAATTGCCTGGCGTACAAGCCCCGGCCCTCAATGGCTCGTTCAGCGCCGAGCAGGCCCTGCAACAGCTGCTGGGCAACAGCGGACTGACCTGGCGCCGCCTCGACACACGCACCCTGACGCTCGAACCGGTGGATACTTCCGGCGCCGTCAACCTGCAGGCCACCACGGTGACCTCGCAAATGGACAGCTACAGCTATCAACCGCCGGCCAGTGCTTCGATCATGCGCGGTCAGGGGCCGTCCCAGGACATCCCTCAGGCGATCAACGTGGTGCCGGCCCAGGTCATCCGCGACCAGGCCCCACGCAACCTCGACGACGCCCTGGCCAACGTCAGCGGCATCACCCAGGGCAACAACTTCGGTGGCACTTCCGATACCGTGATGAAGCGTGGCTTCGGTGACAACCGCGATGGCTCGATCATGCGCGATGGCATGCCGCTGGTGCAGGGCCGCAGCCTCAATGCCAGCACCGAGCGGGTCGAAGTGCTCAAGGGCCCGGCTTCGCTGCTGTACGGCATTCAGGACCCAGGCGGGGTGATCAACGTGGTCAGCAAGCGCCCGCAACTGCAGCAATACAATGCCCTGACCGTGCGCGGCTCCACTTACGGCAGCGGCAAGAACGGCAGCGGCGGTGGTTTCGACAGTACCGGCGCGCTGGGTGACAGCAACTTCGCCTACCGCCTGATCGTCGATCATGAGGACGAGGACTACTGGCGCAACTTCGGTGTGCACCGCGAATCGCTGGTGGCGCCATCGCTGGCCTGGCTCGGCGAAGAGACCCAGGTGGTGCTGGCCTACGAGCACCGCGAATTCCTCTACCCGTTCGACCGCGGCACGGCATTCGGCAGCAACGGCCACCCACTGGACATCCCCGCTACCCGCCGGCTGGACGAACCATTCAACGACATGGAAGGGCGTTCCGACCTTTATCGCCTGGAGGTCGACCACCAGCTGGCCGACGACTGGAAGCTGCACTTCGGCTACAGCTTCAACCGCGAGACCTACGATGCCAGCCAGGTTCGCGTTACTGCGGTGAACGAGGCCAAGGGCACGCTGACGCGCAGCATGGACGGCACCCACAACGCCATGAGCCGCGACCAGTTCGCCACCTTGAGCCTCAATGGCAGTGTCGAGCTGGCCGGCATGCAGAACGACCTGCTGTTCGGCATTGACCACGAAGATCGCAAGATCTTTCGCGGTGACCTGATCCGCCAGAGCGCTCAATCCACCTTCAGCTACCTGAACCCGGTCTACGGCCAGGAAGTGGAGGGCACGACAGTGCGCGCCAGCGACAGCGACCAGACCGACAAGCTGCGCACCGACGCCTTGTTTGTGCAGGACGCGCTGCACCTGGACGAGCACTGGATCCTGGTCGCTGGCGCGCGTTACCAGCAATACGACCAGTACGCCGGCCGTGGCCGCCCGTTCAAGGCCAATACCGACACCAGTGGCCAGGCCTGGGTACCGCATGCCGGCATCGTCTACAAGGTCGATGACCAGCTGTCGTTCTACGGTAGCTACAGCGAGTCGTTCAAACCCAACTCCAGCATTGCCCCGCTGACCGGGGGTGTGGTGCTGGATTCGTCGGTGGCGCCGGAGGAGGGCAAGTCCTGGGAGCTGGGCGCCAAGCTGGACATGCCGGGCAGCCTCACCGGTACCCTGGCGCTGTTCGACATCACCAAGCAGAACGTGCTGGTCGCCAACTTCGACAGCGGAACCGGCGAGACGGTGTACAGCAATGCGGGGGAGGTCAATTCGCGCGGCGTCGAACTCGACCTGACCGGGCAGCTCAGCGAGCGCTGGAGCCTGATCGGCAGTTACGCCTATACCGATGCCAAGGTGACCAAGGATCCCGACCTGGAAGGCAACCGCCTGCAGAACGTCGCCAGGCATACCGGCTCGCTGTCGGCGGTGTATGACTTCGGCAGCCTGTTCGGTGGCGATCGCCTGCGTTTTGGCGCCGGGGCGCGGTATGTGGGCGAACGGCCGGGCAACTCGACCAATACCTTCGACCTGCCGAGCTATACCGTGGCTGACGCGTTCGCCACCTACGAGACCAAGCTCGACCAGCACAATGTGCGCGTGCAGCTGAACGTGAAGAACCTGTTCGACAAGGTGTATTACAGCTCGGCGGTGAACCAGTACTTCGTCGCCATTGGCGATGCGCGGCAGGTGAGCCTGTCGAGTACCTTCGAGTTCTGA
- a CDS encoding FecR family protein, whose product MSHPDLITAAQSEAALQWLIRINEQPAAAGSAAFKRWLLADPRHREAYAEAQLLWQLSEAPATRLAEEEHADLQRYLLAMAKPPGKGHWRRAGMALAAACLVLAVSMAGGWRPSDWLLNLQADFSSSDALRQVTLADQSQVTLDAGSAIAVDFQPGERRVRLLHGAAFFQVTHTGQPFVVEAAGGEVRVLGTQFEVRDQGQGAQVIVRSGRVAVVPAVGQAGQVLTANQQLAYADGQAGELSSVDSDSRLAWRQGWLNYYQAPLAQVVADLGRYYPGRIVLLDGELGQRKVSGSFPANEPLAALDSLGKVLGFSRQTLLGRWTVIH is encoded by the coding sequence ATGAGCCATCCAGACCTGATCACCGCTGCCCAGTCCGAGGCGGCCTTGCAGTGGCTGATCCGTATCAACGAACAGCCGGCAGCTGCCGGCAGTGCGGCGTTCAAGCGCTGGCTGCTGGCCGACCCCAGGCATCGCGAAGCCTACGCCGAGGCCCAGTTGCTGTGGCAGCTCAGCGAAGCACCGGCAACGCGCCTGGCCGAGGAAGAACACGCAGACTTGCAGCGTTACTTGCTGGCCATGGCCAAGCCGCCAGGCAAAGGGCATTGGCGGCGCGCCGGCATGGCGTTGGCTGCGGCGTGCCTGGTGCTGGCTGTCAGCATGGCGGGCGGCTGGCGGCCCAGTGACTGGTTGCTCAACCTGCAGGCCGATTTCAGTAGCAGCGATGCGCTGCGCCAGGTGACCCTGGCGGATCAGTCGCAGGTGACCCTGGATGCTGGCAGTGCCATCGCCGTCGACTTCCAGCCAGGTGAACGCCGCGTGCGCCTGTTGCATGGCGCCGCATTCTTCCAGGTTACCCATACGGGGCAGCCGTTCGTGGTGGAGGCCGCTGGCGGCGAAGTACGGGTGCTGGGCACGCAGTTCGAAGTGCGTGACCAAGGGCAGGGCGCGCAGGTCATCGTGCGCAGCGGGCGCGTGGCTGTTGTCCCGGCGGTGGGGCAGGCCGGCCAGGTGCTGACGGCCAACCAGCAGCTGGCCTATGCCGATGGGCAGGCAGGCGAGCTGTCGAGCGTGGACAGCGACAGCCGGCTGGCCTGGCGCCAAGGCTGGCTGAACTACTACCAGGCGCCGCTGGCGCAGGTGGTGGCAGACCTGGGCCGCTACTACCCAGGCCGCATCGTCCTGCTTGATGGCGAGTTGGGGCAGCGCAAGGTCAGCGGCAGCTTCCCGGCGAATGAGCCTTTGGCGGCACTGGACTCGCTGGGCAAGGTACTGGGCTTTTCGCGGCAAACGCTGTTGGGGCGGTGGACCGTGATCCACTGA
- a CDS encoding RNA polymerase sigma factor, with protein MSEPDSDGTRARFVQVFLAQRARMEALVSRRVGCRATASDLVQELFLRFWRRPDLKVDALDTYLLRCAGNLAIDHLRSEGSRERVAEASLAVDEAGLAQAPEQAAEIDHDLQRIETALRALPERTRQIFLLNRIHGCKYGEIAKAMQLSQSTVEKHMMRALEACKASVAEPATLTRRPGSARR; from the coding sequence TTGAGCGAACCTGACAGCGACGGCACCCGCGCACGTTTCGTCCAGGTATTCCTGGCCCAGCGTGCACGCATGGAAGCCCTGGTCAGCCGCCGGGTAGGCTGCCGTGCCACGGCGTCGGACCTGGTGCAGGAATTGTTCCTGCGCTTCTGGCGCCGGCCCGACCTGAAGGTCGACGCGCTCGACACCTACCTGTTGCGCTGTGCCGGTAACCTGGCCATCGATCACTTGCGCAGCGAAGGCAGCCGCGAACGCGTCGCCGAAGCCTCGCTGGCGGTGGATGAAGCGGGCCTGGCCCAGGCGCCAGAGCAGGCCGCGGAAATCGATCATGACCTGCAGCGCATCGAAACCGCTCTGCGTGCCTTGCCTGAGCGTACCCGGCAGATCTTTCTGCTCAATCGTATCCACGGCTGCAAGTACGGCGAAATTGCCAAGGCCATGCAGCTTTCCCAGAGCACCGTGGAAAAGCATATGATGCGCGCCCTTGAAGCGTGCAAGGCCAGTGTTGCCGAGCCCGCGACCCTAACTCGCAGGCCTGGGAGCGCCCGCCGATGA
- a CDS encoding DUF3325 domain-containing protein: MLSIALIGFAGFAALCLAMEKHFSELLRRKPSPGQLRVLRIGGWLLLMLSLVLAVRWRGWAHGLVEWVALLMAGGTLWVFGLPYQPRLLLGLAALSLVLGPLLAMFAG; the protein is encoded by the coding sequence ATGCTGAGCATTGCCCTGATCGGCTTCGCCGGTTTCGCCGCGCTGTGCCTGGCGATGGAAAAGCACTTCAGCGAGCTGCTCAGGCGCAAACCCTCCCCAGGCCAGCTGCGTGTGCTGCGCATCGGCGGCTGGCTGTTGCTGATGCTGTCGCTGGTCCTCGCCGTGCGCTGGCGTGGCTGGGCACATGGTTTGGTGGAGTGGGTCGCATTGCTGATGGCGGGGGGCACCTTGTGGGTGTTTGGTTTGCCCTACCAGCCGCGCCTGTTGTTAGGCCTGGCGGCGCTCAGCCTGGTGCTGGGCCCGCTGTTGGCCATGTTTGCCGGGTGA
- a CDS encoding PepSY-associated TM helix domain-containing protein: protein MKEGFRQAMAWLHTWTGLIFGWLLFAIFLTGTLSYFKEEVSHWAQPEVRRHALDPVASLGLAQRYLESNSAHSGNWMIRLPSERDAALNVGWRDPEGGRRGFVRKDLDAQSGQPVEARDTRGGEFFYRFHFELQMPYPLGRWLSTLCAFIMLLGLVTGIITHKKIFKEFFTFRPGKAQRSWLDGHNAIGVLVLPFHLMISYSSLVLFMYMVMPAGILASYGNTSGYFNDLFGRDEAPKVANVATPLVPLASLYAKVQAQVPGARMGFIQVQNPGDRNARVTFSQSSADNVPYKRSANWTFDGATGELLKQGAPESATMMTSFSFAGLHMGNYAGPWLRWLYFAFGLAGTAVIGTGLVMWLGKRQLKHAKRERLPGELRLVEVLNIASMSGLILAVAGFFWANRLLPVALQGRADWEVNAFFLVWSASLLHAVVRPGRKAWGEQLALGALAFALLPLLNALSTGQGLNASVPAGDWAMAGFDLTALACGLFLAWAASKMLRPAKPAAKRAPKAAKVSPDMVEVH, encoded by the coding sequence ATGAAGGAAGGCTTCCGCCAGGCCATGGCCTGGCTGCACACCTGGACCGGCCTGATCTTTGGCTGGCTGTTGTTCGCCATCTTCCTCACCGGCACCTTGTCGTATTTCAAGGAGGAGGTCAGCCACTGGGCACAGCCGGAAGTGCGCCGCCATGCACTCGACCCGGTGGCCAGCCTGGGGCTGGCCCAGCGCTACCTGGAGAGCAACTCCGCGCATTCGGGCAACTGGATGATCCGCCTGCCCAGCGAGCGTGACGCTGCCTTGAACGTGGGCTGGCGCGACCCCGAGGGCGGGCGGCGGGGCTTTGTCAGAAAGGACCTGGACGCGCAGAGCGGGCAGCCGGTCGAGGCGCGTGATACGCGTGGCGGCGAGTTCTTCTACCGCTTCCATTTCGAACTGCAGATGCCTTATCCATTGGGCCGCTGGCTGTCGACGTTGTGTGCCTTCATCATGCTGCTGGGGTTGGTCACCGGGATCATCACCCACAAGAAGATCTTCAAGGAATTCTTCACATTCCGCCCCGGCAAGGCCCAGCGCTCCTGGCTGGACGGCCACAATGCTATCGGCGTGCTGGTGCTGCCGTTCCACCTGATGATCAGCTACAGCAGCCTGGTGCTGTTCATGTACATGGTCATGCCGGCCGGCATCCTGGCCAGCTACGGCAACACCAGCGGATATTTCAATGACCTGTTCGGCCGCGACGAGGCCCCCAAGGTAGCCAATGTCGCGACCCCTCTGGTGCCGCTGGCGAGCCTCTATGCCAAGGTCCAGGCGCAGGTGCCGGGTGCACGCATGGGCTTCATCCAGGTGCAGAACCCGGGGGATCGCAATGCCCGTGTCACCTTCAGCCAGTCATCGGCAGACAACGTCCCCTACAAGCGCAGTGCCAACTGGACCTTCGATGGCGCCACCGGCGAACTGCTGAAACAGGGCGCGCCGGAAAGCGCCACGATGATGACCTCTTTCAGTTTCGCTGGCCTGCACATGGGCAACTACGCCGGGCCCTGGCTGCGCTGGCTGTATTTCGCCTTCGGGCTTGCCGGCACGGCGGTGATCGGCACCGGCCTGGTGATGTGGCTGGGCAAGCGCCAGCTCAAGCACGCCAAGCGCGAACGCCTGCCGGGCGAATTGCGCCTGGTCGAGGTGCTCAACATCGCCAGCATGAGTGGCCTGATCCTCGCCGTGGCCGGCTTCTTCTGGGCCAACCGGCTGCTGCCCGTGGCACTGCAAGGGCGGGCCGACTGGGAGGTGAATGCCTTCTTCCTGGTCTGGTCGGCGTCATTGCTGCATGCCGTAGTGCGCCCAGGGCGCAAGGCCTGGGGCGAGCAGCTGGCCCTGGGCGCGTTGGCCTTTGCCCTGTTACCCCTGCTCAACGCCCTGAGCACCGGCCAAGGGTTGAACGCCTCTGTGCCTGCGGGTGACTGGGCCATGGCCGGGTTCGACCTTACCGCCCTGGCCTGTGGGCTGTTCCTGGCCTGGGCCGCGAGCAAGATGCTGCGCCCTGCCAAGCCCGCCGCCAAGCGTGCGCCGAAGGCGGCCAAGGTCTCGCCTGACATGGTCGAGGTGCACTGA
- a CDS encoding DUF3649 domain-containing protein, with protein sequence MKHSAAGLPLSYRLAVVSRSLAALLGGYLLASLVSVCVALLLPLPQVDATLTGLMLSFVFYLLAFIWCFACRSAWRAWLGVLLPSLVLGLLGGFAYWMKNP encoded by the coding sequence ATGAAGCACTCCGCCGCCGGACTCCCTCTGAGCTATCGCCTGGCCGTGGTTTCACGCAGCCTGGCTGCATTGCTGGGTGGCTATCTGCTGGCGTCGCTGGTCAGTGTCTGCGTGGCCCTGTTGCTGCCGTTGCCCCAGGTCGACGCCACGCTGACCGGCCTGATGCTCTCGTTCGTGTTCTACCTGCTGGCCTTCATCTGGTGCTTCGCCTGCCGCAGCGCCTGGCGCGCCTGGCTTGGCGTGCTGCTGCCGAGCCTGGTGCTGGGGCTGCTTGGCGGGTTCGCCTACTGGATGAAAAACCCATGA
- a CDS encoding HPF/RaiA family ribosome-associated protein, translating into MQIQVNSSNHIEGNIRLNEWVRSTLEATLERYDDDLTRIEVHLRDENGAKPGPHDKRCQLEARPKGHQPISVTHTATSLDQAVDGAASKLNNALEHFYGKLRSKRGVLELSDPDA; encoded by the coding sequence ATGCAAATCCAGGTCAACAGCAGCAACCATATCGAAGGCAACATCCGTCTGAACGAGTGGGTCCGCAGTACGCTGGAAGCCACCCTCGAACGCTATGACGACGACCTCACCCGCATCGAGGTCCACCTGCGCGACGAGAACGGCGCCAAGCCCGGCCCACATGACAAACGCTGCCAGTTGGAGGCTCGCCCGAAAGGCCATCAGCCGATTTCCGTGACCCACACCGCCACCTCGCTGGACCAGGCAGTCGACGGTGCCGCCAGCAAGCTGAACAATGCGCTGGAACACTTCTACGGCAAACTGCGCAGCAAGCGCGGCGTACTGGAACTGAGCGACCCCGACGCCTGA
- a CDS encoding DUF3509 domain-containing protein, with amino-acid sequence MHNPFEQISAAFAPEYRVNLSIERLDGSIMLTLSDDAGVVAKRLISQAQRNDPVRLQRVIDSIRLGLAIELGQNPLQVLAALTRDTGHAPRHLSAVGLAN; translated from the coding sequence ATGCACAACCCCTTCGAACAGATCAGCGCCGCCTTCGCCCCCGAATACCGGGTCAACCTGAGTATCGAACGGCTGGACGGCAGCATCATGCTGACCCTTTCCGACGACGCCGGCGTGGTCGCCAAGCGCCTCATCAGCCAGGCCCAGCGCAACGACCCGGTGCGCCTGCAACGGGTCATCGACAGCATCCGCCTGGGCCTGGCCATCGAGCTGGGGCAAAACCCGTTGCAGGTCCTCGCCGCCCTGACCCGCGACACCGGCCACGCACCACGGCATCTGAGCGCAGTCGGCCTGGCCAACTGA
- a CDS encoding phosphate-starvation-inducible protein PsiE: protein MDIKWAEKLRKGLHGSADSLGNLCVEAFHYLALFGIGAITAYAAVVTFLDMLGKGGVSVDDILLLFIYLELGAMVGIYFKTNHMPIRFLLYVAITALTRLLIGDVSHHKAPDAGLLYVCGGILLLAFSILVVRYASYRYPSTKALDASGKEVEEGK from the coding sequence GTGGACATCAAATGGGCAGAAAAACTGCGCAAGGGCCTGCACGGCTCGGCCGACTCGCTGGGCAACCTGTGTGTGGAAGCGTTCCACTACCTGGCGCTGTTCGGCATTGGCGCGATTACCGCCTATGCGGCGGTGGTCACCTTCCTGGATATGCTCGGCAAGGGCGGGGTCAGCGTCGATGACATCCTGCTGCTGTTCATCTACCTGGAGCTCGGGGCGATGGTCGGTATCTACTTCAAGACCAACCACATGCCGATCCGCTTCCTGCTGTATGTCGCGATTACCGCGCTGACGCGCCTGCTGATCGGCGATGTATCGCACCACAAGGCGCCGGACGCCGGGCTGCTGTACGTGTGCGGCGGCATCCTGCTGCTGGCGTTCTCGATCCTGGTGGTGCGCTACGCCTCGTACCGTTACCCCTCGACCAAGGCGCTCGATGCCAGCGGCAAGGAAGTGGAGGAGGGCAAGTAG
- a CDS encoding YebG family protein, translating to MAVEILYRSTRDLETTFLDRKLADAHDQMLELAEVLTQVLVKHVPGLDENMAEEASIFMAKNRAVFAAAFKNNAAALADLDAQEKSGE from the coding sequence ATGGCTGTTGAGATTCTTTACCGCAGCACGCGCGATTTGGAGACCACGTTCTTGGACCGCAAACTCGCAGACGCCCATGACCAGATGCTGGAACTGGCCGAGGTGCTTACTCAGGTTCTGGTGAAACATGTACCTGGGCTGGATGAAAACATGGCCGAAGAGGCAAGCATCTTCATGGCCAAGAACAGGGCGGTGTTCGCGGCGGCGTTCAAGAACAATGCAGCGGCATTGGCAGATCTGGATGCACAGGAAAAAAGCGGCGAATAA
- a CDS encoding Leu/Phe/Val dehydrogenase, whose product MFALMQSTRTQSLHLFIDPPTGLKAVVVIHSEKLGPAVGGCRYLPYADDESAMTDAIRLAQGMSYKAALAGLPLGGGKAVIMRNPHVENRAALFEAFGRFIDTLQGRFIIAVDSGTSTLDMDCIAQSTPHVTSTTASGDPSPHAAMGVFAGIRATSQARLGSSNLEGLRVAVQGLGNVGYALAEQLHAAGAELLVSDLDPGRVRLAVEQFNAHPVTNDALISTPCDIFAPCGVGPVLNGQTVMQLRCAAVAGAANNQLTTLQVADQLEARGILYAPDYVINAGGLIYVALKHRGGDQGSITAHLARIPTRLTEVFGHAQAEKRSPARVAQMLAERLLYG is encoded by the coding sequence ATGTTCGCGTTGATGCAAAGCACCCGTACCCAGTCGCTGCACCTGTTCATTGACCCGCCCACCGGCCTCAAGGCCGTCGTGGTGATTCACAGCGAGAAGTTGGGCCCTGCGGTGGGCGGTTGCCGCTACCTGCCCTATGCCGATGACGAGAGCGCCATGACCGACGCCATTCGCCTGGCCCAAGGCATGAGCTACAAGGCGGCGCTGGCGGGCTTGCCGTTGGGCGGCGGCAAGGCGGTGATCATGCGCAACCCCCATGTGGAAAACCGCGCGGCGCTGTTCGAGGCGTTCGGCCGCTTCATCGATACCCTGCAAGGGCGTTTCATCATCGCCGTGGACAGCGGTACCTCGACCCTTGACATGGACTGCATCGCCCAGAGCACACCGCATGTCACCAGTACCACGGCGTCCGGCGACCCGTCGCCGCATGCCGCCATGGGCGTGTTCGCCGGCATCCGTGCCACTTCGCAGGCACGCCTGGGCAGCAGCAACCTCGAAGGGCTGCGCGTGGCTGTGCAGGGGCTGGGCAATGTCGGCTACGCCCTGGCCGAGCAACTGCATGCGGCGGGCGCGGAGTTGCTGGTCAGCGACCTTGACCCAGGCCGGGTACGCCTGGCGGTGGAACAGTTCAATGCTCACCCGGTGACCAATGACGCCTTGATCAGCACGCCCTGCGATATCTTCGCGCCCTGTGGCGTAGGGCCGGTGCTCAATGGCCAGACGGTGATGCAGCTGCGCTGCGCGGCGGTGGCAGGGGCGGCGAACAATCAGCTCACCACGCTGCAGGTAGCAGACCAGCTGGAGGCGCGCGGCATCCTCTATGCCCCGGACTATGTGATCAATGCCGGTGGCCTGATCTACGTGGCGCTCAAACATCGCGGCGGTGACCAGGGCAGCATAACCGCGCACCTGGCGCGGATACCGACGCGGCTGACCGAGGTGTTCGGCCACGCCCAGGCAGAAAAACGCTCGCCGGCCAGGGTGGCGCAGATGCTGGCCGAGCGCTTGCTTTACGGTTGA
- a CDS encoding SirB1 family protein gives MKPRQACLACLEREPVALLEAALWIAVEHDRLVEPAACLTTLNNLQGQISASLPMLPLAELAQPLLRQLNALGFQQDEYHPLRPQAALLDKVLQRRRGQPLALAIITLELARRLSIPLEGVAFPGHFLLRVPGADHLLDPCGGRRLYPNDCRELLARQFGPHVPLTAEHLRSASATQMLQRLSRNLRQLHISNDNHLAALIDAERVMQLGPAQVSDYMTRATLYQHLDCPQAERFDLEHALLLTDDPVQRLKLSERIGKLPTVNRSIH, from the coding sequence ATGAAGCCACGTCAAGCCTGCCTGGCCTGCCTGGAACGCGAGCCGGTCGCCCTGCTGGAAGCAGCATTGTGGATCGCCGTCGAGCATGATCGACTGGTCGAACCTGCTGCCTGCCTCACCACACTGAACAACCTGCAAGGCCAGATCAGCGCCAGCCTGCCGATGCTGCCGTTAGCCGAACTGGCCCAGCCGCTACTGCGCCAGCTCAATGCCCTCGGTTTCCAGCAGGACGAGTACCACCCACTGCGGCCACAGGCGGCGCTGCTGGACAAGGTACTGCAGCGCCGGCGTGGCCAGCCCCTGGCACTGGCCATCATTACCCTGGAACTGGCCAGGCGCTTGTCCATACCACTGGAGGGCGTGGCCTTTCCTGGGCACTTCCTGCTGCGCGTGCCCGGTGCCGATCACCTGCTCGACCCTTGTGGCGGGCGGCGCCTGTACCCCAATGATTGCCGCGAGCTGCTGGCGCGCCAGTTCGGCCCGCATGTGCCGCTGACTGCCGAACACCTGCGCAGTGCCAGCGCCACGCAGATGCTGCAGCGCCTTTCACGCAACCTGCGCCAGTTGCATATCAGCAACGACAACCACCTGGCCGCGCTGATCGACGCCGAACGGGTAATGCAACTGGGCCCGGCGCAGGTCAGCGACTACATGACCCGCGCGACGCTGTATCAGCACCTGGACTGCCCCCAGGCCGAACGTTTCGACCTGGAGCATGCCCTGCTGCTGACCGACGACCCGGTCCAGCGCCTGAAGCTGTCCGAACGCATCGGCAAGCTACCGACGGTGAACCGCTCGATTCACTGA
- the maiA gene encoding maleylacetoacetate isomerase, whose translation MELYTYYRSTSSYRVRIALALKGLDYQAVPVNLLKGDQRGAAYLALNPQGRVPALRSDDGELLVQSPAIIEYLEEAYPQPALLPAGAALRAKVRGVAAIIGCDVHPLHNVSVLNQLRQLGHDEAQVSEWIALWIGQGLAAVEQLIGDHGYCFGDEPGLADVYLIAQLYAAERFNIDLGGYPRIARVAALAKGHPAFAKAHPSCQVDTPAQ comes from the coding sequence ATGGAGCTGTATACCTATTACCGTTCCACGTCTTCCTACCGCGTGCGCATCGCCCTGGCACTCAAGGGCCTGGACTACCAGGCCGTGCCGGTCAACCTGCTAAAGGGTGACCAGCGCGGTGCTGCCTACCTTGCGCTGAATCCGCAAGGTCGGGTGCCGGCCTTGCGCAGCGATGACGGTGAACTGCTGGTGCAGTCGCCAGCGATCATCGAATACCTGGAAGAGGCGTATCCACAGCCGGCACTGTTGCCAGCGGGGGCTGCACTGCGCGCCAAGGTGCGTGGCGTGGCGGCGATCATCGGTTGCGATGTGCACCCGCTGCACAACGTCAGCGTACTCAACCAGTTGCGCCAGCTGGGCCATGACGAGGCGCAGGTCAGTGAGTGGATCGCACTCTGGATCGGCCAGGGGCTGGCGGCCGTGGAGCAGTTGATTGGTGATCACGGTTATTGCTTTGGCGATGAGCCGGGGCTGGCGGATGTCTACCTGATTGCGCAGTTGTATGCGGCCGAGCGCTTCAACATCGACCTCGGCGGCTATCCGCGCATTGCCCGGGTCGCCGCCTTGGCCAAAGGGCATCCGGCGTTCGCCAAGGCGCATCCGTCCTGCCAGGTGGACACGCCGGCTCAGTGA